DNA sequence from the Bacillus pumilus genome:
AGCGGTCCTAATAGATTAAATACCGTCCGGAAGCCAAGCTGCTTGCGGACTGCTGCTACTTGTTTCATAGATGAATGGTACAGTGGCGCAAATAAAAAGCCCATGTTTTTCTCTTGTATTTGTCTTCTTGTTTCTTCTGGAGTAGATTGAATGTGAATCCCAAGACACTCTAGCACATCGGCACTTCCGCTTTTTGAAGAGACTGAGCGATTTCCGTGTTTTGCGATTTTAGCACCAGCGGCGGAAGCTACAATAGCAGCTGCAGTTGATATATTAAATGTGGAGAGTCCATCGCCTCCTGTGCCGCATGTGTCAACGACATCAAGCGATCTTTCCGCTGGTTCTGCTTTTTGCCGCATGGCCCTCACGAAGCCTGTCATTTCTTCAGCGGTTTCTCCTCTATGCGCTAAAATCGATAGACTTGCAGCGACTTCAGCATCTGTTAAAGAGCCGCTCATCATATCATGCATTAGTCTATGTGCTTCATTTTCTGATAGGAAGCCTCCGTTAACAAGAGCTGATAGTCGCTGATTCATCCTGCACACTCTCCTTTTCTGAAAAAATATGTTCAGCAAGCTGAATGGCCCTCAGAAGCGCTCCTGCCTTGTTACATGTCTCTTCCCATTCATTTTCTGGCACAGAATCTGCGACAATGCCAGCGCCTGCTTGTATGGAAGCGATCTGATTTTTGACGCTCATGGTACGAATGGTAATACAAGAGTCGATATTGCCGTCGAACCCAATATAGGCAATACAGCCGCCATACGTTTCCCTTGGCTCAGGCTCCATTTCATTTAATAATTGCATCGCTCTTATTTTCGGTGCCCCTGTTAATGTGCCTGCTGGAAATGCGGACATGAGTGCATCAACTGGGTGTGTATCCTGCTTTAGCTTCCCTGTCACAATGGAGATGATGTGCATGACATGTGAAAAGTTCACAACTTTTGTAAAGGTCGGTACGGACACGCTGCCGTATTCTGCTACGCGGCCGACATCATTTCTGGCTAGATCTACTAACATGTAATGTTCTGCTTTTTCTTTCTCATCTTCTAGCAGCTCTCTTGCCAGTGCGGCATCCTCTTCTTTTGTTGCTCCTCTTTTTCTAGTGCCTGCAATAGGATGAATTTCTAGGTGCCTATTTTTGGCATGAATTAATCGTTCTGGTGAGCTTCCGACTAAATCACGGTCTTTTAATTTCATAAAATACATGTATGGAGATGGATTCACAATGCGAAGCACACGGTATAATTCAAATGAACTCACTGACACTGGGATATCAAAGCGCTGTGAGAGTACGCCTTGAAAAATATCACCCGCTCGAATGTATTCTTTGATTTTTTCTACGTCCTTTAGAAATTGTGTTTTTTCATAGGTTGATGTCACATGTTCAAAGGACGGTGATTCGTTCATATTCCCTGATAAAATCAGTTCTTTCATATCAATCTTTGTGTGGAGCTTGTGAATCATCTGTTCAAGCCGCTTTTGATTTTCTTTGTAAGCTCGTATTTTTTCGTCTTCTGTTTCATTTCCGGTTAGCTGGGTGTATTGGATAAAATGAACATGATTCGTTTCATGATCAAAGGCAATCATCGTTTGGCAGACAAATAGAGTACAATTGTCTGTCGTTGGTGCGCTTAGATGCGGCCTGACAGATGGTTCAATGCTTGGAATAAGATCGTAACTTAAGTACCCAACTGCCCCGCCTGTAAACGGGATGTCAACGTCTGGTGTCTTGATTTGATATTGCTCTTTCATCCAGTCTAATAAGTCTTTCAGTTCTTGTTTTTTCATGACCTCCTGCCCAGCAGCGTCACGTGCAATATATTCGTTTTGATCATCGTGTAAGGTTAAAAAAGGATGTAATCCGATGAAGGAATATCTCGACCAGCTAGAAGACTCATCTTTGCTTTCTAGTAGATACACAATATCTGCCTTGAGTTTTTCGACAATTTGAATCGGTGAGAGCGTATCAACTGTAATGGTTTCAACAATTGGAATCGTTTTGTGGGACTCGCTGTCCCTTAAAAATTGGGTCAAATTTGATTGGGAATTCATAAGCACACTCCTTAAATGGGATTAAGGAGAATGAGGGGACATATAGAGGGTTTGTATGAGTATACGAAATAAGCCTAAAAGAGGGGTACTCTTTTAGGCAGTATGATGAAATAGACGTATCGTATCTCTGCTCAACTCTACTCATCTCAACTACCCTAGTCTCATTCTCATCTTCTCTAAACTTGCAATGCCGTTTACACCTGTGTGTAAACTTCGGCTGTTCATATCGTATTATAATTCCTTGTTTTTTGTCAACTGTAAATCAGGGCGAAGCGTCACAGCTTCTTCCAAGTACACATGCTGCACATCTTCCTGCTTTGTGTCTGTTTGGACCGTCATTAACACACGAATACAATGCTTTAGACCGCCTTGAATGTCCAGCTCCTGCATACAAGTAACAGGCACATACGTCCACCCTTCAAACTGACGAAGGGCTTTTGCCGGAAAAACGGAGTGAATATCTTGTGTAGCTGAAATTAAGATCTGCACGACACGTTCTGGATCTACTTGATTTCTTGAAATAATCGCTTCTAGCAGCTGTTTCGTTTTATTTATTACTTCTGTTTCTGTATCTTCTTTCACTGTTGTAGCCCCACGTATCCCGCGAAACATCATAGACATCCCTCCTCCCGTTTCCATTCTTCGAGCCATTGATGCAGATCATCTTTTGTGAAAGACTGCAAGACAGCATCTCCAACCTGTTTTAATAAAACAAATTGAACGGTTCCACCTCTTGCCTTTTTATCACCAATCATCCGGTCAACAAATGTTTTCGTGGAAATATCTTTGGTGACTTGTACCGGAAATCCGAGTTTTTTCATCCACTCTTTTAGTTCCGTACGATTAAGGCTGAGCCCCAGCTTCTTTTCGCTCACATATAGCGCAAACTGCATTCCGATTGCAATAGCATCTCCGTGTGTAATAACGCCGTATCCATACTCTGCTTCAATGGCATGCCCAAGTGTATGACCTAAATTCAAAAATGCACGCACACCTTGTTCTCTTTCATCTTTTTGAACAATCGACGCTTTGACCTCAATGCCTTGATACAGCATATGTGCGAGCTCGCTTTTTGAGCATTCCGCCAAAGAACGAATAGACATCAGCTCTGTTAAAAAGTCTTCACTTGAGATGAGGGCATGTTTGATGACCTCAGCAAAGCCTGACCTCATTTCAGTTTGAGATAGTGTCTCAAGCATGCTCGTATCATAAATGACGGCTTTCGGCTGATGAAACGCACCGATTAAATTTTTACCGAGAGGATGGTTAATCCCCGTTTTCCCGCCAACTGCACTGTCATGTGCCAGTAGCGTCGTCGGAACTTGAATAAAATCAATACCTCTCATGTAACTAGCAGCAACAAAGCCAGCCAAATCGCCAATTACGCCGCCTCCAAGCGCAATGATGCACGAGGAGCGATCCAGCTGAAATTGTATGGCTTTCGTATGAATATGCTCAAACTCAGCAAAAGATTTCGACTGCTCTCCGCTTGGCACAACCACTTTATGCACAGACCATTTCTGCTTAAGTAATCG
Encoded proteins:
- the trpE gene encoding anthranilate synthase component I, translating into MNSQSNLTQFLRDSESHKTIPIVETITVDTLSPIQIVEKLKADIVYLLESKDESSSWSRYSFIGLHPFLTLHDDQNEYIARDAAGQEVMKKQELKDLLDWMKEQYQIKTPDVDIPFTGGAVGYLSYDLIPSIEPSVRPHLSAPTTDNCTLFVCQTMIAFDHETNHVHFIQYTQLTGNETEDEKIRAYKENQKRLEQMIHKLHTKIDMKELILSGNMNESPSFEHVTSTYEKTQFLKDVEKIKEYIRAGDIFQGVLSQRFDIPVSVSSFELYRVLRIVNPSPYMYFMKLKDRDLVGSSPERLIHAKNRHLEIHPIAGTRKRGATKEEDAALARELLEDEKEKAEHYMLVDLARNDVGRVAEYGSVSVPTFTKVVNFSHVMHIISIVTGKLKQDTHPVDALMSAFPAGTLTGAPKIRAMQLLNEMEPEPRETYGGCIAYIGFDGNIDSCITIRTMSVKNQIASIQAGAGIVADSVPENEWEETCNKAGALLRAIQLAEHIFSEKESVQDESATISSC
- the aroH gene encoding chorismate mutase; protein product: MMFRGIRGATTVKEDTETEVINKTKQLLEAIISRNQVDPERVVQILISATQDIHSVFPAKALRQFEGWTYVPVTCMQELDIQGGLKHCIRVLMTVQTDTKQEDVQHVYLEEAVTLRPDLQLTKNKEL
- the aroB gene encoding 3-dehydroquinate synthase; protein product: MKTLEVKTSSATYPVYIGDGIKRNIVDLMTSTGHSYTKLLIVTDTAVDAIYGDEMVRLLKQKWSVHKVVVPSGEQSKSFAEFEHIHTKAIQFQLDRSSCIIALGGGVIGDLAGFVAASYMRGIDFIQVPTTLLAHDSAVGGKTGINHPLGKNLIGAFHQPKAVIYDTSMLETLSQTEMRSGFAEVIKHALISSEDFLTELMSIRSLAECSKSELAHMLYQGIEVKASIVQKDEREQGVRAFLNLGHTLGHAIEAEYGYGVITHGDAIAIGMQFALYVSEKKLGLSLNRTELKEWMKKLGFPVQVTKDISTKTFVDRMIGDKKARGGTVQFVLLKQVGDAVLQSFTKDDLHQWLEEWKREEGCL
- the trpD gene encoding anthranilate phosphoribosyltransferase yields the protein MNQRLSALVNGGFLSENEAHRLMHDMMSGSLTDAEVAASLSILAHRGETAEEMTGFVRAMRQKAEPAERSLDVVDTCGTGGDGLSTFNISTAAAIVASAAGAKIAKHGNRSVSSKSGSADVLECLGIHIQSTPEETRRQIQEKNMGFLFAPLYHSSMKQVAAVRKQLGFRTVFNLLGPLCHPMQAKKQIIGVYAKEKAKLMAEALAPLEPEHVLFVCGEDGLDELTITANSYVIELKKGAMTEYTLNPEDFGLEKGYLSDIQVQSPEESAKLIQNILNHQTGGAPLHITALNAGAALYVAGKSESLMAGTLKALETIKNGAAKEQLARLKQKTKEEEIYA